TCAGCGGACCCGATATTTACGCGGGAACCTTACAAATGGTTCCACCTTCTTAGGAATAAAAGTTCCATCACTTCTGTGAAAATCCACCCTCCGAAGACATGGCTGACTTCAGCCCCGgaaatccaggaagaaagacactgaatatttggatggatgaaagctgtgggtactggagtgtgtaatgggtagtgtagtgcgatctgtgtgcatttgtggccagcacaccgATCACATTTTTCATTGGGGTGTGGTCCAGAACTcacgagattttcaacaacacggaagtaacgtgtaataaatgatgacttgaattgcatgactacctaccacccctcattattgttggaaaactaaacgttccgcactgactaaaaattagtaataataattaataaaattttagaaatggccagaattttaacttaggttccatctcatttttattttacaattgcgattggtataatttttttttaacggCCGTTATGGCTTCGTAtatcgtctgcaattcactgcaaatagttacgcaactacgcacgtgtttttggcagctgtacactcaatcggcaccgttcgtgactagcttcactgtggaattatcattaatcaacatcgccatatcacatcatcaactcatattgtgccttaaaaccctaacagccgaccttaattgaaatgcacacacgatttctaccattgaaaattgagagagtggccatgtttgtgttctgctgcttcgcgtaaatcccgcgcggtggcgcaaccgcgcggagtggggccgatacgtctagcGGCAATATCGTTCTTGACTCCTTGAAAGGAATTGTCGCCCATAGGGCTGATCAGGTCAGGAAGGTCCGCTGATTTTTTCATCTAATaaatttcacatttttatCTTCCTCCATTTGCTTATCTATAACACGAGGATATATTTACTCTTTTATCGATCCATCTAAATCTGTTAAACTTCCTCAACCAAAGCGATTGTTTTGGCTATGTATATACGGGTATAGGTGAATCAATACTTTCTATATCACGACGATGAAGACACGTCTGTTCTTTATAATCTGCACAGTTTTGTTGCAACTGGGAAATTTATACATTACACAAACATCTGGAGCTGAAAGTAAGTTACTGCAGCAGCCATTACTAGACTTTGTGATTATATTTCAGTCAGATTTGCGAATTCGATGACGTCACCTGTTAAATAATAGATTTTCTACAGGCCCTAAATGCAACCTGACAAAACAACAAACTATGAACACATCTGGTTGACTTAATTTCGCATGAAGTCTGTATCTTGATGTCTGGTTTGATAAAAAACGAGTCGCTTATCACCTCACTAACCAGGGGTGGAGTCAGACGTTTGAGTAGAGGGGTCAAGTGCAGTTTTTTCCCAGGTATctcttatatatttcaatgaaaaatacattcataaaTTAACCGTGTGCAGTAATTTCCGGCAGACGCCGCGAAACAGAAATCGATAAAGATTTGAATCGTGGTTTATTCTATCATTAATATGATTGatgtttatattcatttgtttcagCAATTTACGGGACGCCTCATTCTGCTCGAGATGCAAAACCCGACAATAAAACGCAAGGAGAAACGATTCGATATACTTGTAAAATAATTGGCAGAAATTCTACAGTATCATTCCAAGAGAAGAGAAACGGTTCGGAACAATGGGAAACAGTTCCAGACGACCAGCTTAACAGAACTAAAGACAAACAGAATGTTGAGTTGGTTGAGCTAAAATTCCAAGCAGATTTCAAACTACACAATGGATCTTCATTTAGATGTCTTGTAAATGAAAGCCCAACAGATCCGGAACCTAATCAGTTTGATCTGATCGTAGTTAAACGAACTGGTAAGTAACAGTTTGTGTTGcttattgaaataatcaaataatctaGAGCATTAACTTGCATTCTTGGTTTTCCTAGAAATATCATAGAGTCAAAttgagctgataaaatgtctgatatctggtgtttgtagagTTCGTTTTTAGCCCATtttggactttagtcccagcgggctagtgcgttcacttttcgtccgtagacggaatccagttattttgacGAAGATTCaagactggcagccattgttgttcgccaaaatcagcacttattccacatttttcaagtttttaagggaaattttgaagagaCTTTTATCAATTATCGTGGTCTTtcgtaaatattttcatcccccaaagggcccatcagcacgAGAAAAATTTGgccgatcggactcaagatggtcgtCCTTTGACCTAGGCGCTACAAATAGCAATCGATGTAGATTTTAATTGTGGTTAGTTTCATCATTAAATGATTGATCTCACTATCAGAAATAATCTGAACACGAAGCATGGGAAGCATGGTTCGATACCCTCTAACACCCCACCCCCCCCTCCTTGGATTTTCTTCTGATAAGTTATTCGAAGTTTGACCGAGTACTTTGCTTGGGAAGGCTATTAAATGTGTACTGTgctatatatttatattcattcgtTTCAGAAATCAATCCAATGCCAGATCTCAAAGGAAACCCCGACAGTAAAACACAAGGAGAAATTGTAAATTACACTTGTAAAATTGTCGGAAATTTTAATGCAACATTAACATTCCAAGAGAAGAGAAGAGCTTCAGAACAATGGGAAACAATTCCAGACGACAAGCTTCACAGAGCTAGCAAAAAGAATGTCCATTCCGTTGAGCTAAAATTCCAAGCAAATTTAAAACACAATGGAACGTCATTTAGATGTCTTGTAAAGGAAACCCCAACAGATCTGGAACCTATTCAGTTTTATCTAATCGTACTAGTTAATCGAACAGGTAAGTAACTGTCTGTGTAGCTAATTGAAATAGTTAAACAACTTAGAACATTAAAACTTGCTTTCTTGGTTTTCCAAATTGTGCCGATAAAATGtccaatgtctggtgtttgtagtttcatccgtactgtttcattttcaattaaaaatgtcccTGGTCAAGtgctgaacacatgtgaaatgTGGACGATCaattttttgaaagttttcttttgaaatatctcgTGTAAATATCATCTGTTGGACCGCGGTTTGTTGCCTCCTCCTGTATTTATTCCGTCCGTTCATCTCCGTACAAGAATAAATTTTGTGTCAACCATTTTACGGCTCTCAGATTTAAGAATTAGATCGTTGATTTCACCGTCTGAAGCTCAATTTTCTGACTGGCCACGCAGGAAGTATTCTTTAATAGGCGCCGCATTCATAACGGATCTCATTTTCGTGTTTGTTGTTCATTTTATGCGAAAAGGCACATTGATTTACAAATCAGCTATTTTTCGTTCCGTGTACTATACTTAGTTTACGCAAAGATCCAGCATAAGGTTTTCTAATTTTTGCACAGTCAAAAGAGTGAAAAAATTGCCTAAAACCATTAACTTCATCAGGTGACGGGTGGAAACCAATGACATTTACTGAAAAATGGCTAAAAGCTGGGTGGGTCCAGGAGGAGGTATGACATCATGTGACCAGTGATAGTTAATAACAATAAGCGTTACTACGGCGTTAAATGCATATTTGTTCATTACGGAAAACACTTTTTTTCCAGGCTACTTTGAAAGCAAAGCCACACGCAGTGAAAGTTACTTTCaaattgtagtttttttctctCATTTCAGATGATTCAAGTTCCACTCAAATCCCGACGACTGAAACCACTACATTCGGGTCAGTATTCATTTCGAGCTAAAAATGTCCGACGGTAAAAGTTCCTAGACGATGTAAGGGTTCCTGTTGTTTCGTAACAACGGTTGATACTAGACTACGTATCACACTCTGCTTTGCGGTCTATGTGTTTTGTAAAAATAACTTGATTCGATATCTCGCTTGTCTCTGGTTTCTGAATAAGAATCACGTGCTGGTTGGTGTATTTATAATGCTGATGTTTAGATGTGTCGGGGTCAATGAAACTGGAATTGTAATAAAAACTGGAACATTCACTAATTATTCATGTCGTTTTCTACCATCAGCTGAAAATTTGGGAATAAAGGCAATCGAAAAATATGTGACATCGATGCCGCTACCACCAGCCCTGCTTTTGTTCAATTCTTCGctgttaatttgttttttgatCGTAAATTTCGTCCTTTTCATTCAGAGTTCGCCTGGTTACTACTGAAGAAAAGTTTCGCTCGAAAAACAAGGtcattatgaatttaacttataatatCAAACTTTCATGTGGAATATAGTCCCCGGATCCATCGCACAATTAATACCCACTTAACGTGGggtaaaacaaaacaaactttggaataattatatacataaaatataattttcatcaccttaatatttatttatgtattcattttttttctcagaCTGACCCAACCGCCCAACCTAAACTGGGCCAGACTGACCGCACCACACATGACTGGACCATGACGATAGTTTACATCATTAGTGGAGTTATCGGTTTCCTCCTCATCATCGTTATTATCGTAGTCATCGTTTGCAGGTATTTTACTAAACTAACACGGTAGATTTCTGAAGAGATTATAACTATGTCTGATTCGACCGAAGTTAGGTCGATTGTTGTCGTTAGTTCCAAGTCGA
This sequence is a window from Tubulanus polymorphus chromosome 9, tnTubPoly1.2, whole genome shotgun sequence. Protein-coding genes within it:
- the LOC141911260 gene encoding uncharacterized protein LOC141911260, whose protein sequence is MKTRLFFIICTVLLQLGNLYITQTSGAETIYGTPHSARDAKPDNKTQGETIRYTCKIIGRNSTVSFQEKRNGSEQWETVPDDQLNRTKDKQNVELVELKFQADFKLHNGSSFRCLVNESPTDPEPNQFDLIVVKRTEINPMPDLKGNPDSKTQGEIVNYTCKIVGNFNATLTFQEKRRASEQWETIPDDKLHRASKKNVHSVELKFQANLKHNGTSFRCLVKETPTDLEPIQFYLIVLVNRTDDSSSTQIPTTETTTFGVRLVTTEEKFRSKNKTDPTAQPKLGQTDRTTHDWTMTIVYIISGVIGFLLIIVIIVVIVCRRRRRFSGDRVDTTPESTTPQQQLEMVHGVNDELNDVIDSGNETDIPHTSNQKVTTDPCVDTEATNNKYTTPYMDMEAGGDTHRDQFSNPEPFVTYHQLTEDTGEPVKDDIQHTDYSYASVEYTREQFPLGGATGQTVTDCTYTKHTRF